AGAAGGAGGCGCTGGGAGTGTCTCTCGTGTCGCGGAATACCGACCCGACAGGACGGAGCCCGCGCCGTCATAGCGAGCCAGGCCGAGCGCCTGTACAAAAAGCGGAGCCGAAAGCGCCTGGTTATGGCTAGAAGCGGAAACATGGCGCTCGGTGGCCAGAGGGCTCAGGAATGCCGTGACCTCAGCCTCGCCAAGC
The window above is part of the Pelomicrobium methylotrophicum genome. Proteins encoded here:
- a CDS encoding site-specific integrase encodes the protein MPNQSRRLSNDPDRPRLLDRLRDAIRRRYDGRRREEACIHWTKRYVHFHGKKHPSTLGEAEVTAFLSPLATERHVSASSHNQALSAPLFVQALGLARYDGAGSVLSGRYSATRETLPAPPSGAAV